A genomic segment from Verrucomicrobiota bacterium encodes:
- the proC gene encoding pyrroline-5-carboxylate reductase — protein sequence MRIGFIGAGRMASAIVRGLLNTNAITPTDILITGRTDDGSKDSFLNNFPECQNCWRNSTQETITDVDTILLAVKPQQMNDVLPTIKSSSTVSSALIISIAAGITLDYLEKHLMEKARIIRTMPNTPLLLGEGATAYAVNQYALDSDKVITEDIFRAVGLVFEVEEKQLDAVTALSGSGPAYFYLFIEALQQAAIKHGLDPDIALKLANQTAKGASLMIENSEKSPEYLIDQVKSKGGTTEAALNSFSEHSFSEIIEKAFQAAHNRSIELGKNLKSK from the coding sequence ATGAGGATAGGGTTCATTGGAGCAGGGCGTATGGCTAGTGCTATAGTGAGAGGTTTACTAAACACAAACGCTATTACTCCTACAGATATACTGATTACAGGGCGCACAGATGATGGGAGCAAGGATTCATTCCTCAATAACTTCCCTGAATGCCAAAACTGCTGGAGAAATAGTACCCAGGAAACCATTACTGATGTAGATACCATCCTTCTTGCCGTAAAGCCTCAGCAGATGAATGACGTCTTACCCACTATTAAATCCTCGAGCACCGTTAGCTCAGCTCTTATCATTTCGATTGCCGCTGGTATCACACTCGACTACCTAGAAAAGCATCTCATGGAAAAGGCGCGCATCATACGAACCATGCCAAACACACCTCTGCTTCTTGGAGAAGGTGCTACCGCATATGCTGTCAACCAATATGCTCTTGACTCAGATAAAGTTATTACGGAAGACATTTTTAGGGCTGTAGGCCTTGTCTTTGAGGTTGAAGAAAAACAACTCGATGCAGTTACTGCTCTTAGCGGCTCAGGACCCGCCTATTTTTATCTCTTCATCGAAGCTCTGCAGCAAGCTGCTATCAAACATGGACTTGATCCAGATATAGCACTCAAACTTGCCAATCAAACAGCGAAAGGAGCAAGCCTTATGATTGAAAATAGCGAGAAATCCCCAGAATATCTAATCGATCAGGTAAAAAGCAAAGGAGGCACTACCGAAGCTGCCCTGAATAGCTTTTCGGAACATTCCTTCTCAGAAATCATCGAAAAAGCTTTTCAGGCCGCCCACAACCGCTCTATAGAACTTGGCAAGAACCTCAAAAGCAAATGA